From Haemorhous mexicanus isolate bHaeMex1 chromosome 1, bHaeMex1.pri, whole genome shotgun sequence, one genomic window encodes:
- the CAVIN4 gene encoding caveolae-associated protein 4 → MDRREIPSEADKPHQNRLSSVIEEEEEQDAAYTIVTVLDKVANIVDSVQASQKRIEEKHREMENAIKTIQIDMLKLAQAHGNTGFTVNKLLQKTRKVSSTMKEVRARVERQSTSVRKVAAKQEEMLRKNKFRVVIYQEETECPSSLSVIKEMTAGETIEDDFFPPDDLSSDEEYYIEESKATKFKKSGMRRIDDIKKAFSRENIQKTRQNFGKKVNRLQTRIVTPERRERIRQSGERLRQSGIRIKKTISQAAPTKETFKIHKKSKERTGAEGQEGIQEASVHIASELPAAEPFTEEISYTEVITKVKKDKNSATKGASQSTEIGVSIPEVVLKQERKEGGGDDDVPLLDLKQSL, encoded by the exons ATGGATCGCCGTGAAATCCCCTCGGAGGCTGACAAACCGCACCAAAATCGTCTCTCCAGTGTCAtcgaggaggaggaagagcaagaTGCAGCTTACACGATTGTGACAGTCCTGGACAAAGTGGCCAACATTGTTGACAGCGTGCAGGCGAGCCAGAAAAGGATAGAGGAGAAGCACAGGGAGATGGAAAACGCCATCAAGACCATACAGATTGACATGTTAAAGCTTGCCCAGGCTCATGGCAATACAGGCTTCACGGTGAACAAGTTACTGCAGAAAACCCGCAAAGTCAGCTCCACCATGAAGGAGGTGCGGGCGCGCGTGGAGAGGCAGAGCACCAGCGTGCGGAAGGTGGCAGCAAAACAGGAGGAGATgctgaggaaaaacaaattcCGGGTCGTGATCTATCAG GAGGAAACTGAGTGTCCTTCATCTCTCTCTGTTATCAAAGAGATGACAGCAGGTGAAACTATAGAGGATGATTTCTTCCCACCTGATGATCTGTCTTCTGATGAAGAATATTATAttgaagaaagcaaagcaacCAAGTTCAAGAAATCAGGCATGAGGCGCATTGATGACATCAAAAAGGCATTTTCAAGGGAAAATATCCAAAAGACAAGACAAAATTTTGGCAAGAAGGTAAACAGGCTTCAAACTAGGATAGTAACCCctgagaggagagagaggatcAGGCAGTCAGGAGAGAGACTGAGACAATCTGGGATAAGGATCAAGAAAACCATTTCACAGGCTGCTCCAACAAAGGAGACATTCAAGATCcataaaaaaagtaaagaacGAACAGGAGCCGAAGGCCAGGAGGGGATCCAGGAAGCCAGTGTACACATTGCCtctgagctcccagcagcagagcccttcaCTGAAGAAATCTCTTACACAGAAGTGATCACCAAGGTAAAGAAAGACAAGAATAGTGCAACAAAAGGTGCTTCCCAGTCAACTGAAATAGGGGTGTCTATCCCAGAAGTTGTCCTtaagcaggaaagaaaagaaggaggagGTGATGATGACGTCCCTTTGCTAGACTTAAAGCAATCATTATAA